From a region of the Streptomyces caniferus genome:
- the mtrB gene encoding MtrAB system histidine kinase MtrB, protein MTRDGSAPEGKRGRTVDPAGDMSFSGRVSAWLLRGGQLLPDGAVSGPVHPLLRLFSRWVRRPLLPALRLWRRNIQLRVVATTLLMSLAVVLLLGVVVVGQVRNGLLTAKAQAAQSQAVGGFSVAQKMADGADDTRPDDTARTGNRGTQDSATWLTGLVEQLASGGQGVFSVVALSSDSDEPFGDSSPGTRGPRASGDVDPERSVPPELRRKLETKSGTFRQYTEIKRIGSDDGVSALIIGKRLNDVNSNQYQLYYLFPFTQEEESLKLVTGTLATAGVFVVILLGAIAWLVVRQVVTPVRMAAGISERLAAGLLQERMKVTGEDDIARLGESFNKMAQNLQVKIQQLEELSRMQRRFVSDVSHELRTPLTTVRMAADVIHDARDEFDPATARSAELLWGQLDRFESLLAELLEISRFDAGAAALEAEPIDLRDVVHRVIEGAEPLAERKGTRIVVRGAEQPVIAEADTRRVERILRNLVVNAVEHGEGRDVVVRLASAGSRSGGAVAVAVRDYGVGLKPGEAARVFNRFWRADPARARTTGGTGLGLSIAVEDARLHGGWLQAWGEPGGGSQFRLTLPRTAGETLRGSPIPLEPEDSRRHRGLDETGQPRAGAERKASTIPVQTRASQADDVAAPVPEPKVSWPAADPTALPGNGARVVPHSGGVRSEEAARGESVRTDEPLPESGAEQEAGRGVEREGGLRGN, encoded by the coding sequence ATGACCCGGGACGGTTCGGCCCCGGAGGGAAAGCGGGGGCGCACCGTCGACCCGGCGGGTGATATGTCCTTTTCCGGGAGGGTGTCCGCCTGGTTGCTGCGCGGTGGGCAGCTGCTGCCCGACGGCGCGGTGAGCGGGCCGGTCCACCCTCTGCTCCGGCTCTTCAGTCGCTGGGTGCGGCGGCCGCTGCTGCCCGCCCTGCGACTGTGGCGGCGCAATATCCAGCTGCGTGTGGTGGCGACCACGCTGCTGATGTCGCTGGCCGTGGTGCTGCTGCTCGGTGTCGTGGTCGTCGGGCAGGTCCGTAACGGCCTGCTCACGGCCAAGGCGCAGGCCGCGCAGAGCCAGGCCGTGGGCGGCTTCAGCGTCGCCCAGAAGATGGCCGACGGCGCCGACGACACCCGGCCCGACGACACCGCGCGTACCGGCAACCGCGGCACCCAGGACTCCGCGACCTGGCTGACCGGCCTGGTCGAGCAGCTCGCCAGCGGCGGGCAGGGCGTCTTCTCCGTCGTGGCGCTCAGCTCCGACTCCGACGAACCGTTCGGTGACTCCAGTCCCGGTACCCGCGGTCCGCGCGCCTCCGGCGATGTTGATCCCGAGCGGAGCGTGCCCCCCGAGCTGCGGCGGAAGCTGGAGACCAAGTCCGGGACGTTCCGCCAGTACACCGAGATCAAGCGCATCGGGTCGGACGACGGCGTATCGGCGCTGATCATCGGCAAGCGGCTCAACGATGTGAACAGCAACCAGTACCAGCTCTACTACCTCTTCCCGTTCACCCAGGAAGAGGAGTCGCTCAAGTTGGTGACGGGGACGCTGGCGACGGCCGGGGTGTTCGTGGTGATCCTGCTCGGCGCGATCGCCTGGCTGGTGGTCCGGCAGGTCGTCACGCCCGTACGGATGGCCGCGGGGATCTCCGAGCGGCTGGCCGCCGGCCTCCTCCAGGAGCGGATGAAGGTCACCGGCGAGGACGACATCGCCCGGCTCGGCGAGTCCTTCAACAAGATGGCGCAGAACCTCCAGGTCAAGATCCAGCAGCTGGAGGAGCTGTCCCGGATGCAGCGTCGCTTCGTCTCCGATGTCTCGCACGAGCTGCGTACGCCGCTGACGACCGTACGGATGGCGGCCGATGTCATCCATGACGCGCGGGACGAGTTCGATCCCGCCACCGCGCGCTCCGCCGAACTGCTGTGGGGCCAGCTCGACCGTTTCGAGTCCCTGCTCGCGGAGCTGCTGGAGATCAGCCGGTTCGATGCCGGGGCGGCCGCGCTGGAGGCCGAGCCGATCGATCTGCGCGATGTGGTGCACCGCGTCATCGAGGGCGCCGAGCCGCTCGCCGAGCGCAAGGGCACCCGGATAGTGGTGCGCGGCGCCGAGCAGCCCGTGATCGCCGAGGCCGACACCCGCCGGGTGGAGCGCATACTGCGCAATCTCGTCGTCAACGCAGTCGAGCACGGCGAGGGCCGCGACGTGGTGGTGCGGCTGGCGTCCGCGGGCAGCCGGAGCGGCGGTGCGGTGGCCGTGGCGGTGCGCGACTACGGCGTCGGCCTCAAGCCCGGCGAGGCCGCCCGGGTCTTCAACCGTTTCTGGCGTGCGGACCCGGCCCGGGCCCGCACGACCGGCGGTACGGGGCTGGGCCTGTCCATCGCCGTCGAGGACGCCCGGCTGCACGGCGGCTGGCTGCAGGCCTGGGGCGAACCGGGCGGCGGCTCGCAGTTCCGGCTGACGCTGCCCCGTACGGCCGGGGAGACGCTGCGCGGGTCCCCGATCCCCCTGGAGCCGGAGGACTCGCGACGCCACCGCGGACTGGACGAGACGGGGCAGCCACGAGCCGGAGCGGAGCGCAAGGCGTCCACGATCCCGGTGCAGACGCGTGCCTCGCAGGCGGACGACGTGGCAGCCCCCGTTCCGGAGCCGAAGGTGTCCTGGCCGGCGGCCGACCCGACGGCACTGCCCGGCAACGGTGCCCGTGTGGTGCCGCACAGCGGTGGCGTACGGAGCGAAGAGGCGGCGCGCGGCGAGAGCGTGCGCACTGATGAGCCGCTCCCTGAGAGCGGGGCCGAGCAGGAAGCCGGGCGGGGCGTGGAGCGGGAAGGCGGGCTGCGTGGAAACTGA
- the mtrA gene encoding two-component system response regulator MtrA: MKGRVLVVDDDTALAEMLGIVLRGEGFEPSFVSDGDKALAAFRETKPDLVLLDLMLPGRDGIEVCRLIRAESGVPIVMLTAKSDTVDVVVGLESGADDYIVKPFKPKELVARIRARLRRSEEPTPEQLAIGDLVIDVAGHSVKREGHSIALTPLEFDLLVALARKPWQVFTREVLLEQVWGYRHAADTRLVNVHVQRLRSKVEKDPERPEIVVTVRGVGYKAGPS; the protein is encoded by the coding sequence ATGAAGGGACGCGTCCTGGTCGTCGACGACGACACCGCACTGGCAGAGATGCTCGGCATCGTGCTGCGCGGCGAAGGCTTTGAACCGTCGTTTGTGTCGGACGGTGACAAGGCCCTTGCGGCCTTCCGCGAGACCAAGCCCGATCTTGTACTGCTCGACCTGATGCTGCCGGGCCGGGACGGTATCGAGGTGTGCCGGCTGATCCGGGCCGAGTCCGGCGTGCCGATCGTCATGCTGACCGCCAAGAGCGACACGGTGGATGTGGTGGTCGGGCTCGAATCGGGCGCGGACGACTACATCGTCAAGCCGTTCAAGCCCAAGGAGCTGGTGGCCCGTATCCGGGCGCGGCTGCGGCGTTCGGAGGAGCCGACGCCGGAGCAGCTGGCGATCGGTGACCTGGTCATCGACGTGGCCGGCCACTCGGTGAAGCGCGAGGGGCACTCGATCGCGCTGACCCCCCTGGAGTTCGATCTGCTGGTGGCGCTGGCGCGCAAGCCGTGGCAGGTGTTCACGCGTGAGGTGCTGCTCGAGCAGGTCTGGGGCTACCGGCACGCCGCCGACACGCGGCTGGTCAACGTCCATGTGCAGCGGCTGCGCTCCAAGGTCGAGAAGGACCCGGAGCGGCCGGAGATCGTGGTGACCGTGCGCGGGGTCGGCTACAAGGCCGGGCCCAGCTGA
- the mtnA gene encoding S-methyl-5-thioribose-1-phosphate isomerase, whose amino-acid sequence MGDQYEVSEAGVAALTIPSLRWEEPPEGPVVVLLDQTRLPAEEVELVCTDVPALVQAIRTLAVRGAPLLGIAGAYGVALAAVRGFDVDEAVEALAQARPTAVNLGYGVRRAAAAYRAAAPGGPDAQAAAALAEARAVHAEDIEASARMAEHGLALLGELLPGGGHRILTHCNSGALVSGGEGTALAVALAAHRAGELRRLWVDETRPLLQGARLTAYEAARTGMAYTVLPDGAAGSLFAGGEVDAVLIGADRIAADGSVANKVGSYPLAVLARYHHVPFVVVAPTSTVDLETEEGSDIEVEQRPGQEVTEFSLPYAQGPGAEAGTGIPVAPLGAQAYNPAFDVTPAELVTAIVTEAGVVSPVTRNGLAEVCSTSRWSKSRSGNGMMAE is encoded by the coding sequence ATGGGCGATCAGTACGAGGTATCCGAGGCGGGCGTCGCGGCGCTCACCATTCCGTCGTTGCGCTGGGAGGAGCCGCCCGAGGGACCCGTGGTGGTCCTCCTTGATCAGACCCGGCTGCCGGCCGAGGAGGTGGAGCTCGTCTGTACGGACGTCCCGGCGCTGGTGCAGGCGATCCGGACGCTGGCCGTGCGCGGGGCGCCGCTGCTGGGTATCGCCGGTGCCTATGGCGTCGCGCTGGCGGCGGTCCGGGGCTTCGACGTGGACGAGGCGGTGGAGGCGCTGGCGCAGGCCCGGCCGACCGCGGTCAATCTGGGCTACGGCGTACGGCGGGCGGCTGCCGCGTACCGCGCCGCGGCGCCCGGCGGGCCCGATGCCCAGGCGGCAGCGGCGCTGGCCGAGGCGCGCGCCGTGCATGCGGAGGACATCGAGGCCAGCGCACGGATGGCGGAACACGGGCTGGCGCTGCTGGGCGAGCTGCTGCCGGGCGGCGGCCACCGGATCCTCACGCACTGCAACTCCGGCGCCCTGGTGTCCGGGGGCGAGGGCACCGCCCTGGCGGTGGCGCTGGCGGCGCACCGGGCCGGTGAGCTGCGCCGCCTCTGGGTGGACGAGACGCGGCCGCTGCTGCAGGGGGCGCGGCTGACCGCCTACGAGGCGGCGAGGACGGGTATGGCGTACACCGTGCTCCCGGACGGTGCGGCAGGGTCGCTGTTCGCCGGGGGTGAGGTGGATGCGGTGCTGATCGGCGCGGACCGGATCGCGGCGGACGGATCGGTGGCGAACAAGGTCGGCAGCTATCCACTGGCGGTACTGGCGCGGTACCACCACGTTCCGTTCGTGGTGGTGGCCCCGACCAGCACGGTGGATCTGGAGACCGAGGAGGGGTCGGACATCGAGGTGGAGCAGCGGCCGGGCCAGGAAGTGACGGAGTTCTCGTTGCCGTACGCGCAGGGGCCCGGGGCGGAGGCGGGCACCGGCATACCGGTGGCCCCGCTGGGCGCACAGGCCTACAACCCGGCCTTCGACGTCACTCCGGCGGAGCTGGTGACGGCGATCGTCACGGAAGCCGGAGTGGTGTCGCCGGTGACCCGGAACGGGCTGGCAGAGGTGTGTTCCACGTCACGATGGAGTAAGTCACGATCAGGTAATGGGATGATGGCCGAATGA
- a CDS encoding DUF7544 domain-containing protein has protein sequence MNNSPGWASPGSSPSEEPGRGTQEQPPQDSQSGSGEQSPPPNWSKEQPPAGQWSAPTGIPSQGGPHGSSGQGRAGDRARASSTGPGWAGQPGHWGGPPGSQPPWGGAWAPGPQAAKPGVIPLRPLAVGEILDGAVATMRAHWRTVLGISLIVAIVAQTAITAVTGIWFQGSGRAPSPASENVPPLREALQEMGNSLAASGITSAIGLLATLVVTGLLTMVVSRAVLGRSVTAGEAWRDARTQLPRLLGLLVLLPLLIMAIVAVGVAPGLILAATRTGTLEADLLLTLLGGLAACVVSLWLGVRYSLASPALMLEKQGVIPAMRRSAKLVRGSWWRVLGVQLLAFLLVGIVEFIIQIPATIIAFLIGGESLMTWANGTSNTTGWSFLIVLGIGAVISSTITFPITAGVTALLYVDQRIRREALDLELARAAGLPGYGTDTPSTPPATPAAHAPTAGAPAPADVSADRAETDHSTPDGPGTDGPSNGPSQESTDANAPEAGTTATSSAAPTDATATGTTPADGPGQRPDDAAPGS, from the coding sequence ATGAACAACTCTCCGGGCTGGGCCTCGCCCGGATCCTCTCCCTCCGAAGAGCCGGGCCGCGGCACTCAGGAGCAGCCCCCGCAGGACAGCCAGTCCGGCTCCGGCGAGCAGTCGCCCCCACCGAACTGGTCCAAGGAACAGCCGCCCGCCGGCCAGTGGTCGGCCCCCACCGGCATCCCCAGCCAGGGCGGCCCCCACGGGAGCAGCGGCCAGGGCAGGGCCGGCGACCGTGCCCGTGCCTCGTCGACCGGCCCCGGTTGGGCCGGACAGCCCGGTCACTGGGGTGGTCCCCCCGGCAGTCAGCCCCCGTGGGGCGGCGCCTGGGCACCGGGGCCGCAGGCCGCCAAGCCCGGCGTCATTCCGCTGCGCCCGCTCGCCGTCGGCGAGATCCTCGACGGTGCGGTCGCCACCATGCGCGCCCACTGGCGCACGGTCCTCGGCATCTCGCTGATCGTCGCGATCGTCGCCCAGACCGCCATCACCGCCGTCACCGGCATCTGGTTCCAGGGCTCCGGCCGCGCACCCTCCCCTGCGAGCGAGAACGTCCCGCCCCTCCGCGAAGCCCTGCAAGAGATGGGCAATTCGCTCGCCGCCAGCGGCATCACCTCGGCGATCGGGCTGCTCGCCACCCTCGTCGTCACCGGGCTCCTGACCATGGTCGTCAGCCGTGCCGTCCTGGGCCGCTCGGTGACCGCAGGGGAGGCCTGGCGCGATGCGCGCACCCAGCTCCCGCGCCTCCTCGGCCTGCTCGTCCTGCTGCCCCTGCTCATCATGGCGATAGTGGCGGTCGGCGTCGCTCCCGGCCTGATCCTCGCCGCCACCCGCACCGGCACGCTGGAAGCGGACCTGCTCCTTACTCTGCTCGGCGGGCTCGCTGCCTGCGTGGTGAGTCTCTGGCTGGGCGTCCGCTACAGCCTCGCCTCCCCGGCCCTGATGCTGGAGAAGCAGGGCGTCATCCCCGCCATGCGCCGCTCCGCGAAGCTCGTACGGGGCAGTTGGTGGCGCGTACTGGGGGTTCAGCTCCTCGCTTTTCTCCTGGTGGGCATCGTCGAGTTCATCATCCAGATCCCGGCCACCATCATCGCCTTCCTCATCGGCGGCGAGAGCCTCATGACCTGGGCGAACGGCACCAGCAACACCACCGGCTGGTCGTTCCTGATCGTGCTGGGCATCGGAGCCGTCATCAGCTCCACCATCACCTTCCCGATCACCGCCGGCGTCACCGCGCTCCTGTACGTGGACCAGCGCATCCGCCGCGAGGCACTCGACCTCGAACTCGCCCGCGCCGCGGGCCTCCCCGGCTACGGCACCGACACTCCCAGCACGCCCCCGGCCACGCCCGCCGCCCACGCGCCAACGGCAGGCGCTCCGGCCCCCGCTGACGTCTCTGCGGACCGAGCCGAGACGGACCACTCCACTCCGGACGGCCCCGGCACAGACGGCCCGTCGAACGGCCCCTCGCAGGAAAGCACCGACGCGAACGCCCCCGAGGCAGGCACCACGGCCACCAGCAGCGCCGCGCCCACGGACGCCACTGCCACCGGCACCACGCCCGCCGACGGCCCCGGGCAACGCCCCGACGACGCCGCGCCGGGAAGCTGA
- a CDS encoding DUF4129 domain-containing protein gives MTALGRLMARSDDDIPVRTPRVPAREAAERELSDPRYHQHDPNPIQQALDWLWERIGELFSAAAGTTPGGWIGLLAIAASVVLLLIALRLRLGAVRRTPTTSGALFAEAPRTAAEHRSAADRHAAEGRWNQAIQDRMRALVLALEERTLLTPGPGRTADEASTEAGRAFPAHADRLRTAARTFDDVTYGGRPGTEEAYTLLTALDTDLQHAKPDLATTPTRSRG, from the coding sequence ATGACCGCGCTCGGACGCCTCATGGCGCGCTCCGACGACGACATACCGGTGAGGACTCCGCGCGTCCCCGCCCGCGAGGCGGCCGAGCGCGAACTGTCCGACCCGCGGTACCACCAGCACGACCCCAACCCGATCCAGCAAGCCCTGGATTGGCTCTGGGAACGCATCGGCGAACTCTTCAGCGCGGCCGCCGGCACCACACCGGGCGGCTGGATCGGGCTCCTCGCCATCGCCGCGTCCGTCGTTCTGCTGCTCATCGCCCTCCGGCTGCGGCTCGGTGCGGTGCGCCGCACTCCGACCACGAGCGGCGCACTCTTCGCCGAAGCACCCCGCACCGCCGCCGAACACCGCTCCGCAGCCGACCGGCACGCCGCCGAGGGCCGCTGGAACCAGGCGATCCAGGACCGCATGCGCGCCCTCGTCCTCGCCCTGGAGGAGCGCACCCTGCTCACCCCCGGCCCGGGCCGCACCGCTGACGAAGCCTCAACCGAAGCCGGCCGGGCATTCCCCGCGCATGCCGACCGGCTCCGTACCGCGGCCCGCACCTTCGACGACGTCACATACGGCGGCCGCCCCGGAACCGAAGAGGCGTACACCCTCCTGACCGCCCTCGACACCGACCTGCAGCACGCCAAGCCGGACCTGGCCACCACCCCGACCAGGAGCCGCGGATGA
- a CDS encoding DUF4350 domain-containing protein, whose translation MTTTAQAAPAPTPAPTTRGPWARSRGPLLALLLLVVSGVILAALQSGEQHGRLDPRSADRTGSRALTRLLSSHGVSTQVVTTSEEAAAAAGPDTTLLVTDPDVLTQDQLTGLHTATAHTSGRTVLLAPGTATLATFTPGVRMEPPARISVRRPACSLPDARRAGSALLGGLRYVTAAGGADRCYPGGGRPTLLRLPASDSGRDTVLLGSGDLLYNHHLAEHGNASLALQLLGTHKHLVWYLPSVSDPSSAQDNQRGFLDLIPSGWRWALLQLVFAAAFAALWRARRLGPLVAERLPVTVPAAETTEGHARLYEQANARDRASAVLRSATRTRLAPLIGVSAAHAHSADVLLPAVHAHLASAPGADTDLRALLFGPAPADDRALVHLADQLDALESSIVSQERHAPREHPDR comes from the coding sequence ATGACGACGACCGCCCAGGCCGCCCCCGCCCCCACGCCCGCGCCCACCACTCGTGGTCCGTGGGCCCGGTCCCGCGGCCCGCTGCTCGCGCTTCTCCTGCTCGTCGTCAGCGGTGTGATCCTCGCGGCCCTGCAGTCCGGCGAACAGCACGGACGGCTCGACCCCCGCTCCGCCGACCGGACCGGGAGCCGGGCCCTCACCCGGCTCCTCTCCTCCCACGGGGTCTCCACCCAGGTCGTGACCACCTCCGAAGAGGCAGCTGCCGCGGCCGGCCCCGACACCACCCTTCTGGTCACCGACCCCGACGTACTGACGCAGGATCAGCTGACGGGCCTGCACACCGCGACCGCCCACACTTCCGGCCGCACCGTCCTGCTTGCCCCTGGTACGGCGACCCTCGCAACCTTCACCCCCGGCGTCCGGATGGAGCCCCCGGCACGTATCTCGGTACGCCGGCCCGCCTGTTCGCTGCCCGACGCCCGCCGCGCGGGCAGTGCCCTCCTCGGCGGCCTCCGCTACGTCACCGCCGCCGGCGGAGCCGATCGCTGTTACCCCGGTGGCGGCCGGCCCACCCTGCTGCGCCTGCCGGCCTCCGACAGCGGTCGCGACACCGTGCTCCTCGGCTCCGGCGACCTCCTCTACAACCACCATCTCGCCGAGCACGGCAACGCCTCGCTCGCCCTCCAACTCCTCGGTACTCACAAGCATCTGGTCTGGTACCTCCCCTCCGTGAGCGACCCGTCATCCGCTCAGGACAACCAGCGCGGCTTCCTCGACCTCATCCCCTCGGGCTGGCGCTGGGCCCTGCTCCAACTCGTCTTTGCCGCCGCGTTCGCGGCCCTGTGGCGCGCCCGCCGCCTCGGCCCCTTGGTCGCGGAAAGGCTCCCCGTCACCGTCCCGGCCGCCGAGACCACCGAAGGCCACGCCCGCCTCTACGAGCAGGCCAACGCCCGCGACCGGGCCTCCGCCGTGCTGCGCTCCGCGACCCGCACACGGCTCGCCCCCCTCATCGGAGTGTCCGCAGCACACGCCCACAGCGCCGACGTCCTTCTGCCCGCCGTCCACGCCCACTTGGCCTCCGCCCCCGGCGCCGACACAGACCTCCGTGCCCTGCTCTTCGGACCGGCTCCCGCGGATGACAGAGCCTTGGTGCACTTGGCCGACCAACTCGACGCACTCGAATCCTCGATCGTTTCCCAAGAGAGGCACGCCCCCCGTGAGCACCCCGACCGCTGA
- a CDS encoding AAA family ATPase — protein sequence MSTPTADSARTSLEDLRTEIAKAVVGQDPAVTGLVVALLCRGHVLLEGAPGVAKTLLVRALSAALELDTKRVQFTPDLMPSDITGSLVYDSRSAEFSFQPGPVFTNLLLADEINRTPPKTQASLLEAMEERQVTVDGTARPLPEPFLVAATQNPVEYEGTYPLPEAQLDRFLLKLTVPLPARQDEIDILTRHASGFSPRDLGAAGLRPVASTADLDAARDAVAKTAVSPEVTGYIVDICRATRDSPSLSLGVSPRGATALLSTSRAWAWLTGRDYVTPDDVKALALPTLRHRVQLRPEAEMEGVTADSVINAVLAHLPVPR from the coding sequence GTGAGCACCCCGACCGCTGACAGCGCCCGAACCTCCCTAGAGGACCTGCGCACCGAGATAGCCAAGGCCGTCGTAGGCCAGGACCCCGCCGTCACCGGGCTGGTCGTCGCGCTCCTCTGCCGCGGTCATGTGCTCCTCGAAGGCGCCCCCGGCGTCGCCAAGACCCTGCTCGTCCGCGCCCTGTCGGCCGCCCTCGAACTCGACACCAAGCGCGTCCAGTTCACCCCCGATCTGATGCCGAGCGATATCACCGGCTCACTGGTCTACGACAGCCGCAGCGCAGAGTTCTCCTTCCAGCCAGGGCCCGTCTTCACCAACCTCCTGCTGGCCGACGAGATCAACCGCACGCCTCCGAAGACCCAGGCATCCCTGCTCGAGGCAATGGAAGAGCGGCAGGTCACCGTCGACGGCACGGCCCGTCCCCTCCCCGAGCCGTTCCTGGTCGCCGCCACCCAGAACCCCGTGGAATACGAGGGCACCTACCCGCTTCCCGAGGCTCAGCTCGACCGCTTCCTGCTGAAGCTGACGGTGCCGCTTCCCGCCCGCCAGGACGAGATAGACATCCTCACGCGCCACGCGTCCGGCTTCAGCCCTCGCGACCTCGGCGCCGCAGGGCTGCGCCCCGTTGCCTCGACCGCCGACCTCGACGCTGCCCGGGACGCGGTCGCCAAGACCGCCGTCTCCCCCGAAGTCACCGGCTATATCGTCGATATCTGCCGTGCCACCCGTGATTCCCCCTCCCTCTCTCTCGGCGTCTCCCCCCGAGGCGCCACTGCTCTGCTCTCCACATCACGGGCCTGGGCCTGGCTCACCGGCCGCGACTATGTCACCCCCGACGACGTCAAGGCCCTTGCCCTTCCCACGCTCCGCCACCGCGTCCAGCTCCGCCCCGAAGCGGAGATGGAAGGAGTCACCGCAGACTCCGTGATCAACGCCGTTCTCGCTCATCTCCCCGTCCCCCGCTGA
- a CDS encoding DUF58 domain-containing protein, with protein MALTGRTALISALGALFVGFAMPSWLGILTVQLALLLAILCDLALAAPVRKLLITRTGDTTVRLTGEASSHLTVTNPSRRILRAQIRDAWPPSSFHPGADVPDSRHTVRIPAAERRRLTTTLRPTRRGDHHAVRVTVRSYGPLGLAARQGSRHVPWTLRVLPPFTSRKHLPAKLARLRELDGRTSILTRGEGTEFDSLRDYTPGDDTRSIDWRASARRQNLAVRTWRPERDRRILLVLETGRTSAGRVGDIPRLDASMDAALLLGALAARAGDRVDLLAYDRRIRASVQGRAARDLLPALTDALAPLESELVEADARGLAATIHRRTPRRSLIVLFTGLDAAPVEEALLPVLPSLTQRNELIVAAVADPRIEEMAVGRHTPQAVYAAAAAEQTHAARRRTADRLRHHGITVIDSTPTHLAPDLADAYLTLKSTGRL; from the coding sequence GTGGCCCTCACCGGACGCACCGCCCTCATCTCCGCACTCGGAGCCCTCTTCGTCGGCTTCGCGATGCCCAGCTGGCTCGGCATCCTCACCGTCCAACTCGCCTTGCTGCTAGCAATTTTGTGCGATCTCGCGCTCGCCGCGCCAGTGCGAAAGCTCCTTATCACCCGAACCGGTGACACAACCGTTCGACTAACGGGAGAAGCCTCCTCGCACCTCACCGTCACCAACCCGAGCCGCCGTATCCTGCGTGCCCAGATCCGTGACGCCTGGCCCCCGAGCTCCTTCCACCCCGGTGCGGACGTCCCCGACTCCCGCCACACCGTGCGCATCCCCGCCGCCGAACGCCGCCGCCTCACCACGACGCTCCGCCCCACCCGCCGCGGTGACCATCACGCGGTCCGCGTCACGGTCCGTTCCTACGGCCCGCTCGGCCTCGCCGCCCGGCAGGGAAGCCGGCACGTCCCATGGACACTGCGCGTCCTGCCGCCCTTCACCAGCCGCAAGCATCTGCCCGCCAAGCTCGCCCGCCTCCGCGAACTCGACGGCCGCACCAGCATCCTCACCCGTGGCGAAGGCACCGAGTTCGACAGCCTCCGCGACTACACCCCCGGCGACGACACGCGCTCCATCGACTGGCGCGCCAGCGCCCGCCGCCAGAACCTCGCGGTCCGCACCTGGCGACCCGAGCGCGACCGGCGCATCCTGCTCGTCCTGGAGACCGGCCGTACCTCCGCCGGCCGCGTCGGCGACATTCCCCGCCTCGACGCTTCGATGGACGCCGCCCTGCTGCTGGGCGCCCTCGCCGCCCGCGCCGGCGACCGGGTGGACCTGCTCGCCTACGACCGCCGTATACGCGCCTCCGTACAAGGCCGCGCGGCACGCGATCTCCTCCCGGCCCTGACCGACGCCCTGGCACCCCTCGAATCCGAACTGGTCGAAGCGGATGCCCGCGGCCTGGCCGCCACCATCCACCGCCGCACCCCGCGCCGGTCCCTCATCGTCCTCTTCACCGGCCTGGACGCGGCTCCTGTGGAGGAAGCCCTCCTGCCCGTCCTCCCCAGCCTCACCCAGCGCAACGAACTCATCGTCGCGGCGGTGGCCGACCCCCGCATCGAGGAAATGGCCGTCGGCCGCCACACCCCCCAGGCCGTCTACGCAGCCGCCGCCGCGGAGCAGACCCACGCAGCCCGCCGCCGCACCGCAGACCGCCTCCGCCACCACGGCATCACCGTCATCGATTCCACCCCCACCCACCTGGCCCCCGACCTCGCCGACGCCTATCTCACCCTGAAGTCCACCGGCCGCCTCTAA